Proteins from a genomic interval of Flammeovirgaceae bacterium SG7u.111:
- a CDS encoding FecR domain-containing protein: MCRKHSDEQRAAFEKQIENNPEHEMLNDELKGLMDYVPRSKFMHQCDIDEAWQGVSQKIAVPLDQRLKKSSRKIYWKPIAASLAIFFVLAAAFSFLSNKNDVDAFVIIESNQHVEQVNLPDGSKVTLNKHSTLTYPKGFNKNKREVELEGEAYFEVADGYKSSFVVETKTARVKSAGDEFSICSYREVDHVQVMVDKGEVLLQNFCIFKDTAPVAAGNCAVYMKNKGDINVAAHQDPNYLAWKSGKMVFDNTDLASVFQSLEHLYHVKITSDTLVRNLHLSGSFNYCTLDNFLKELKGKLPVHIVHHGDSVNIQLARRL; encoded by the coding sequence ATGTGCCGAAAGCATAGCGATGAGCAGCGTGCTGCATTTGAGAAGCAAATAGAAAACAATCCTGAGCACGAAATGCTGAACGACGAGCTGAAGGGATTGATGGATTATGTACCTCGCTCAAAATTTATGCATCAGTGCGACATAGACGAAGCGTGGCAAGGAGTTTCCCAAAAAATAGCAGTGCCTTTGGATCAGCGTTTGAAGAAAAGTTCTCGAAAAATATATTGGAAACCGATAGCTGCTTCTTTGGCTATCTTTTTTGTACTGGCTGCTGCTTTCAGTTTTCTTTCTAATAAGAATGATGTTGATGCTTTTGTTATCATAGAAAGCAATCAACACGTAGAGCAGGTCAACCTGCCCGATGGTTCGAAAGTTACGCTAAATAAGCATTCTACACTTACCTACCCTAAGGGATTTAACAAAAACAAAAGGGAAGTAGAATTGGAAGGAGAGGCTTATTTTGAGGTTGCTGATGGTTACAAATCATCTTTTGTAGTGGAAACAAAAACTGCGAGGGTAAAGAGTGCAGGAGATGAATTTAGCATATGCTCTTACAGAGAAGTAGACCACGTGCAAGTGATGGTGGATAAAGGGGAAGTACTCTTACAAAACTTTTGTATTTTCAAAGATACGGCTCCTGTTGCAGCTGGGAATTGTGCTGTTTATATGAAAAATAAAGGGGACATAAATGTTGCTGCTCACCAAGATCCTAACTACTTGGCGTGGAAATCTGGAAAAATGGTTTTTGATAATACAGACTTGGCAAGTGTATTCCAGTCTCTTGAGCACCTTTACCATGTAAAAATCACCTCGGATACACTGGTAAGAAATCTACACTTGTCAGGATCATTCAACTACTGTACCCTCGATAATTTTTTAAAAGAATTGAAAGGGAAATTACCTGTACATATAGTCCACCATGGTGATTCGGTAAATATTCAACTAGCTCGCCGTCTCTAA
- a CDS encoding energy transducer TonB → MNNILNTIGLPGTVVAFGLLVVGIIALFRLYINRQAHKALSMNKAQVNNHLVKKYRGADTGKFRGIFFNLGLILSLGFVLALFEYKDYDKAELMVLTGERIDFDEMQEVPPTEQKPPPPPKVRAPEIVEVPNEEEIQEEIEVDLDMEADEETIVEEVQMVIEEEPVVEEEAEEIFEIVEESAAFKGGIKAFYQYVGDNLKYPRKALNMQVSGKVYVQFVVDKDGTITDVKTIRGIGYGCDEEAERVLRISPKWKAGKQRGKAVKQRMVIPISFKLADI, encoded by the coding sequence ATGAATAATATATTAAACACAATAGGGTTACCGGGCACAGTGGTTGCCTTTGGTTTACTCGTGGTTGGTATAATTGCCCTGTTCAGGCTTTACATCAACAGACAAGCTCATAAAGCCTTAAGTATGAACAAGGCGCAGGTGAATAATCATTTGGTAAAAAAATATCGAGGGGCTGACACTGGAAAGTTCCGAGGCATATTTTTCAACTTAGGTCTTATCCTTTCTCTAGGGTTTGTACTTGCCTTATTTGAATACAAGGATTATGACAAGGCAGAGCTAATGGTGCTTACTGGCGAAAGAATCGATTTTGATGAAATGCAGGAAGTGCCCCCAACAGAGCAAAAGCCCCCTCCACCGCCAAAAGTTAGGGCTCCTGAAATTGTAGAAGTTCCAAACGAAGAAGAGATTCAAGAAGAAATTGAGGTGGATTTGGATATGGAAGCCGATGAGGAAACGATAGTAGAAGAGGTGCAAATGGTAATAGAAGAGGAGCCTGTAGTAGAAGAAGAAGCTGAGGAGATTTTTGAGATAGTAGAAGAGAGTGCGGCGTTTAAAGGTGGTATCAAAGCTTTTTACCAATACGTAGGAGATAACCTCAAATACCCAAGAAAAGCACTAAATATGCAGGTTTCTGGTAAAGTATATGTTCAGTTTGTGGTAGACAAAGACGGTACTATCACCGATGTGAAAACCATAAGGGGTATTGGCTATGGCTGTGATGAAGAAGCAGAAAGAGTATTAAGAATCTCTCCTAAATGGAAAGCTGGTAAACAAAGAGGTAAAGCTGTGAAGCAAAGAATGGTCATCCCTATTTCATTCAAGCTTGCAGATATATAA
- a CDS encoding sigma-70 family RNA polymerase sigma factor gives MREIVQELRRNDKNALERLFRNNYLKLVTYATKLCNNKKMAESIAKHVFVSIWDERESLPQKVDWGTYLFQQTHFYCRAAFNADKHDANSVFLPSKALANKEYHPHLREECELEHRVFQAISSLPANEKNLLLMNRFEGVSFEKIAQTQGMEIAEVEKVIASAVEKLHKQLEADIPVILTISMLSFIIS, from the coding sequence TTGAGAGAAATAGTACAAGAGCTGAGGAGAAATGACAAAAATGCCTTAGAAAGGCTTTTTAGGAATAACTACTTGAAGTTGGTTACCTATGCCACAAAGCTGTGCAACAACAAAAAAATGGCAGAAAGCATAGCAAAACACGTGTTTGTGAGTATTTGGGATGAGCGGGAAAGCCTTCCCCAGAAGGTAGATTGGGGGACGTACCTGTTCCAGCAAACCCATTTTTATTGCAGGGCGGCATTCAATGCAGATAAGCACGATGCCAATTCTGTTTTTTTACCTAGCAAAGCTTTGGCCAACAAAGAATATCACCCCCATCTTAGAGAGGAATGTGAGTTAGAGCACCGGGTTTTTCAAGCTATCTCTTCCCTTCCTGCCAACGAGAAAAATCTATTGCTCATGAATAGGTTTGAAGGGGTTTCTTTTGAAAAAATAGCCCAAACGCAGGGTATGGAAATAGCAGAAGTAGAAAAGGTAATAGCAAGTGCTGTGGAGAAATTACATAAGCAATTGGAGGCTGATATCCCTGTTATTCTCACTATTTCTATGCTTTCCTTCATAATATCTTGA
- a CDS encoding amino acid permease, producing MAKARKFGTFGGVFTPSILTILGVIMYLRLPWIIGQAGLYATLGIVFIAHLISATTGLSVASIATDKKVKTGGTYYMISRSLGLPIGGTLGLALFVGLAFSVSLYLIGFSESFLGYWDFEVTKNNIRIAGTIVLVIVTTVTFISTSLAIRSQYIIMTTIILSLISVLLGSHDLHPVVPTLEPIADAAPFIVLFGIFFPAVTGFEAGVSMSGDLENPKKSIPMGTIAAIVVGLLVYVGLSFYFSYTVAPEALFGNKQVLSEIALIPELVVAGIWGATLSSALGSILGAPRILQATAMDKITPKVFAKGVGASNEPRNAVILTFIIAEAGILIGELDIIARVVSMFFITTYGFLNLSATIESWASSDFRPEFRIPRFVSIIGALACFIVMIQLDIVALIGATILLGLVYLYLKRKELTLSTGDTWSSFWASLVRVGLGRLSLQKSQVRNWRPNIILFSGAGQQDRRHLLDFGTAAIGKLGLLSNFELIEDKKTTAVISRNLHQESKDSNSEDGVFTRTHTCQNVYDGIDTITSTFGFSGVDPNTILMGWAPHTKEPVRFTQLLGKFQQQGMSILLLNYHKEQQFKDRKEVDIWWDGKGNFITFALTSYKFLLSNIDWKRADARLIIYTNEPIIDTTTVYKYLGNLLEEMRLNLEIKIVTLPFGEDQLYKLIQEESKDAGLVITSLPKIENGNEAEVYAKTNALTQIDASVMFGWASESFSDVEIKTAPLEVVRPKKISEDKKLLPLLERPNLPQKVKARTELEQLFDATQGQIVAASDRGIDPMLQLNASLVDEVVKILRKGKNQLSRLVKNESPTLVSDALNAREEALQSLIEVFESRRDEDIERQNDFFENVITLVGGIATPVQNLPYTLEVHYSKEELDANKELLGKFGLGQRLNYRLFKKDATYRMRFRKLVAGFYLSRGLRSVRRMSEQMMAESNGFYHQIQVALFDYNKKLNPEEFSPDDTSLEFLNQSIGKLTTIKKADGERFISYRNTLLLNNLKYFEQISEHIDDLTANQRTKKGLKPSKKDKAFLDVFDGLAGTWKANEIASINFLILELHLLRFSNLVGREIGKLKDSLKYNLQETIKSYDPYIKAFQKLERQISTAKQPTADFPSESMPLALQERSAIQQCVEQILKGIEQLPNSLVVLDIEALGSSEQEWLNELESLEIFPAKTVNFLVNTEFVDELPKLPQQLGKDLVEAGQVINDAVRISTFSVENTTSQEWESEEKRKEVKSLVKEEKDRLKTMTESLETKLNERLEELDELLDDLYEKLNPYAVIKLADNLSGNLRAQTQSKVFYNVETLFRSISENIESQLINLRYRRSEGVLAARNFQKKENRDSSWMAGLIDISRKLQPKAEVLDSLPFFYKQLFLSGHASGTELWLGREKELQLAGQAIDAFRRGNSGGILVTGEPGEGKAFLSSFIAQRFFDKKHSFTVNPPEERSISLEGFTLALQLATGKGGTIDQIMTKIPENSVLVLNDLELWWERSVGGMVVIEELERLIDRYGQKCLFIGNINIYTFKLINQMRDLESSFIRIIRCRPLNAEELRNVIMLRHRSSQLRFQLDTVDERQISKWKIAGLFTKYFDFSKGNVGVALQSWIGNIYKVENGVVHIEQPTPISLAVFQKIPASWVILLVQLLLHKHLTSKDISRLLDLDELDVFRMLNAMKRSGIVAENKGYFEIERFVRPVVIEALLENEVISDKTLS from the coding sequence ATGGCTAAAGCAAGAAAATTCGGAACATTTGGGGGAGTTTTCACCCCATCTATCCTCACTATTTTGGGTGTGATCATGTACCTAAGGTTGCCCTGGATTATTGGGCAGGCTGGGCTGTATGCCACCTTAGGCATTGTGTTCATTGCCCATCTTATTTCAGCTACTACAGGGTTGAGTGTTGCCTCCATCGCTACCGATAAGAAGGTAAAAACTGGGGGTACTTATTATATGATATCCCGAAGCTTGGGCTTGCCCATAGGCGGTACGCTTGGTTTAGCGCTTTTTGTAGGGCTCGCATTTAGCGTCAGCTTGTATCTCATCGGTTTTTCCGAGAGCTTTTTGGGCTACTGGGATTTTGAGGTCACCAAAAATAATATCAGGATTGCAGGGACAATTGTGTTGGTAATTGTTACTACGGTCACGTTCATCAGTACTTCGCTGGCTATCCGCTCGCAGTACATCATCATGACCACCATTATTCTGAGTTTGATATCGGTGCTGCTGGGTAGCCATGATCTCCATCCCGTAGTGCCTACCTTAGAGCCTATTGCCGATGCTGCTCCTTTTATAGTGCTTTTTGGAATTTTCTTTCCTGCAGTAACAGGTTTTGAGGCTGGGGTTTCGATGTCGGGAGATTTGGAAAACCCAAAAAAATCTATCCCTATGGGGACTATAGCAGCTATTGTGGTTGGTTTGTTGGTGTATGTCGGGTTGTCTTTTTACTTTTCCTACACTGTAGCTCCTGAGGCCTTATTTGGAAACAAGCAAGTACTTTCCGAGATCGCACTTATCCCCGAATTAGTAGTAGCGGGAATTTGGGGAGCAACACTTTCTTCTGCCTTGGGTAGTATTTTAGGTGCGCCACGGATTTTACAGGCGACGGCGATGGATAAGATTACGCCTAAGGTTTTTGCCAAGGGTGTAGGGGCGTCCAATGAGCCTAGGAATGCGGTCATCCTTACGTTTATCATTGCCGAAGCAGGTATCTTAATTGGTGAATTGGATATCATTGCCCGAGTGGTTTCCATGTTTTTTATCACCACTTACGGCTTTTTGAACCTGAGCGCCACCATAGAAAGCTGGGCAAGTTCTGATTTCCGACCAGAGTTTCGCATCCCTCGTTTTGTGAGTATCATAGGAGCACTGGCGTGTTTCATTGTAATGATACAGCTTGATATTGTTGCACTAATTGGGGCAACTATTCTATTAGGTTTGGTCTATTTGTACCTCAAAAGAAAAGAACTCACCCTTTCTACAGGCGATACGTGGAGCAGCTTTTGGGCTTCCCTTGTTCGGGTAGGTTTGGGCAGGCTTTCCCTCCAAAAGTCGCAAGTCCGCAACTGGCGACCCAATATCATCCTGTTTAGTGGAGCGGGCCAGCAAGACCGACGACACCTGTTGGATTTTGGAACGGCAGCCATTGGCAAGTTGGGCTTGCTCTCCAACTTTGAGCTGATAGAAGATAAAAAAACGACCGCCGTCATCAGTAGGAATTTGCACCAAGAAAGCAAAGATTCGAACAGTGAAGATGGCGTTTTTACCCGTACGCACACCTGCCAAAATGTGTATGACGGTATCGATACCATCACGAGTACTTTTGGGTTTTCGGGCGTAGACCCGAACACGATCTTGATGGGCTGGGCGCCTCATACCAAAGAACCTGTGCGGTTTACCCAATTACTAGGCAAATTCCAGCAGCAGGGCATGAGCATTTTGCTGCTCAATTACCATAAGGAGCAGCAGTTTAAAGATAGAAAAGAGGTAGATATTTGGTGGGATGGAAAAGGGAATTTTATCACCTTCGCCCTCACTTCGTACAAATTTTTACTTTCTAATATAGATTGGAAAAGGGCAGATGCGCGGCTGATAATTTATACCAACGAGCCGATAATCGACACCACCACGGTGTACAAATACCTCGGGAATTTGCTAGAGGAAATGAGGCTCAACTTGGAGATAAAGATTGTGACCTTGCCTTTTGGCGAAGACCAATTGTACAAACTCATCCAAGAAGAGTCAAAAGATGCAGGTTTGGTGATTACTTCTTTGCCCAAAATAGAAAATGGGAACGAAGCAGAAGTATATGCCAAAACCAATGCCCTGACGCAAATAGATGCTTCGGTGATGTTTGGTTGGGCTTCGGAAAGCTTCAGTGATGTGGAGATAAAAACCGCTCCGCTAGAGGTAGTTCGACCCAAAAAGATTTCGGAAGACAAGAAGTTGCTACCACTTTTAGAACGACCCAATTTGCCTCAAAAAGTAAAAGCTCGCACCGAATTGGAACAGCTTTTTGACGCTACTCAGGGGCAAATAGTGGCGGCATCGGACAGGGGAATAGACCCTATGTTGCAGCTTAATGCCAGTTTGGTGGACGAGGTGGTCAAAATCTTGAGAAAGGGGAAAAACCAGTTGAGTCGCTTGGTGAAAAATGAATCTCCTACGTTGGTAAGTGATGCCTTGAACGCAAGGGAAGAAGCATTGCAAAGCCTGATAGAAGTATTTGAAAGCAGGAGGGATGAAGATATTGAAAGGCAAAATGATTTTTTTGAAAATGTAATAACTTTGGTAGGTGGCATAGCGACGCCTGTGCAAAACTTGCCTTATACGCTAGAAGTGCATTATTCCAAAGAGGAGCTAGATGCCAATAAAGAACTGTTGGGGAAATTTGGTTTGGGGCAGCGACTGAACTATCGCCTTTTCAAAAAAGATGCGACGTACAGAATGCGTTTTCGCAAGCTGGTGGCAGGGTTTTACCTCAGCCGAGGGCTGCGCTCCGTGCGCCGAATGAGCGAGCAGATGATGGCTGAATCGAACGGATTTTATCACCAAATCCAAGTAGCTCTTTTTGATTATAACAAAAAACTAAACCCTGAAGAATTTTCACCAGACGATACATCGCTGGAATTCCTCAACCAGAGTATTGGCAAGCTTACGACGATAAAAAAGGCAGATGGAGAGCGTTTCATTTCTTATCGAAATACGTTGCTACTCAACAACCTCAAATATTTCGAGCAGATTTCGGAACATATAGACGACCTTACGGCAAACCAACGTACGAAAAAAGGCTTGAAACCTTCCAAAAAAGACAAGGCTTTTCTCGATGTGTTCGATGGCTTGGCAGGGACTTGGAAGGCAAATGAAATTGCCAGTATTAACTTCCTTATTTTAGAATTGCACCTGCTGAGGTTTAGCAATTTGGTGGGGCGAGAAATTGGCAAACTCAAAGATAGCTTGAAGTACAACCTTCAGGAGACCATAAAAAGCTACGATCCGTACATAAAAGCTTTCCAAAAACTGGAACGCCAAATCAGCACTGCTAAGCAGCCTACGGCGGATTTCCCTTCGGAAAGTATGCCGCTAGCGCTACAAGAGCGAAGTGCAATTCAGCAGTGCGTAGAGCAGATTTTGAAAGGAATAGAGCAGTTGCCAAATAGCTTGGTGGTGTTGGATATAGAGGCGCTTGGTAGTAGCGAACAAGAGTGGCTCAATGAGTTGGAAAGTTTGGAGATTTTCCCAGCCAAAACGGTGAACTTCTTGGTGAATACCGAGTTTGTGGACGAGCTGCCGAAGCTTCCCCAGCAACTTGGGAAAGACTTGGTAGAAGCTGGGCAGGTGATAAACGATGCGGTAAGGATTTCGACATTTAGCGTAGAAAATACTACGTCGCAGGAGTGGGAAAGTGAGGAGAAAAGAAAAGAGGTAAAAAGCTTGGTGAAGGAAGAAAAAGATCGGCTGAAAACCATGACCGAATCTTTGGAAACGAAGCTCAATGAAAGATTGGAAGAACTGGACGAGCTTTTGGACGATTTATACGAAAAGCTGAACCCGTATGCGGTCATCAAGCTTGCCGACAACCTTTCGGGCAACCTTCGGGCACAGACCCAATCAAAAGTATTTTACAATGTAGAAACCTTGTTTAGGTCTATAAGTGAAAATATAGAATCGCAACTGATAAACTTGCGCTACCGCCGCAGCGAGGGCGTTTTGGCGGCTAGAAATTTCCAAAAGAAGGAAAATAGGGACAGCTCGTGGATGGCGGGACTGATCGATATTTCGCGAAAACTTCAGCCCAAAGCTGAGGTACTGGACAGCCTTCCGTTTTTCTACAAACAACTCTTTTTGAGCGGACACGCAAGTGGGACGGAGCTGTGGCTTGGAAGGGAAAAAGAACTCCAATTGGCAGGGCAGGCTATTGACGCATTCCGAAGAGGAAACTCGGGCGGAATCTTGGTGACAGGCGAGCCTGGCGAGGGCAAGGCCTTCCTTTCATCGTTTATCGCCCAGCGCTTTTTCGATAAAAAACATTCCTTCACGGTAAATCCACCAGAAGAGCGGTCGATCTCTTTGGAGGGCTTCACACTTGCCCTCCAACTGGCTACGGGCAAAGGCGGAACCATTGACCAAATAATGACTAAAATCCCAGAGAACTCAGTGTTGGTGCTCAACGATTTGGAGCTTTGGTGGGAACGCTCGGTAGGGGGCATGGTAGTGATAGAAGAGTTGGAGCGGTTGATAGATCGCTATGGACAGAAGTGCTTGTTCATCGGAAATATCAATATTTACACCTTCAAGCTCATCAACCAAATGCGGGATTTGGAGTCGAGTTTTATTCGAATTATTCGCTGTCGCCCGCTCAATGCGGAGGAACTTCGCAACGTGATTATGCTGAGACATCGCTCAAGCCAACTTAGGTTTCAGCTCGATACTGTGGATGAACGACAAATTTCCAAATGGAAAATTGCAGGCTTGTTTACCAAGTATTTCGATTTCTCGAAAGGGAATGTGGGGGTTGCCCTCCAGTCGTGGATTGGGAATATTTATAAGGTGGAAAATGGCGTGGTGCACATAGAGCAACCTACTCCTATTTCGCTAGCTGTCTTCCAAAAAATCCCAGCCAGTTGGGTGATTTTATTGGTGCAGTTGCTGCTGCACAAGCACCTAACTTCCAAAGATATCAGCCGCCTGCTCGACTTGGATGAGCTGGATGTATTCCGCATGCTCAATGCTATGAAACGCTCGGGGATAGTGGCAGAGAATAAGGGCTATTTTGAGATAGAACGGTTTGTCCGACCTGTGGTGATAGAAGCCCTACTCGAAAATGAGGTGATTAGTGATAAGACTTTAAGTTAA
- a CDS encoding nucleoside phosphorylase, translated as MSETKPNFYPESELILNPDGSIYHLNLLPHQIADTILTVGDPDRVGMVSKYFNEVEYKISKREFVTHTGYYRGKRLSVISSGIGTDNVEILMHELDALVNIDLSTRQDRAKHTALNIIRIGTSGSMQASIPYDSHVASKAGVGLDTLMCFYELELTKEEQEIGNELQELIGLPFTPYCVHSSEKLLEIVGEGLVKGNTVTSPGFYAPQGRKLRYELKLPWLMDNLSSYKEGDFELSNFEMETSAYYALGRILGHEMLSCNAIIANRATQEFSPDPKKAVDELIKKVLERTLLL; from the coding sequence ATGTCCGAAACAAAACCAAACTTTTATCCTGAATCCGAGCTGATATTAAATCCAGACGGCAGCATTTACCACCTAAACCTACTTCCTCACCAAATAGCTGATACTATTTTGACAGTTGGCGACCCCGATAGAGTTGGGATGGTAAGTAAGTATTTCAATGAGGTCGAATATAAAATTTCCAAGAGAGAATTTGTAACCCACACGGGCTACTATAGGGGCAAAAGGTTGAGCGTAATTTCCTCTGGAATAGGTACAGACAATGTTGAAATACTTATGCACGAATTAGATGCATTGGTAAATATCGACCTGTCTACTAGGCAAGACAGAGCCAAACATACAGCGCTCAATATCATCCGAATAGGCACTTCGGGAAGTATGCAAGCCTCTATCCCGTACGACAGCCACGTTGCCTCCAAGGCAGGGGTAGGGCTAGATACGCTCATGTGTTTTTATGAACTTGAACTAACCAAGGAGGAACAAGAAATAGGCAACGAACTACAAGAGCTAATAGGCTTGCCTTTTACTCCCTACTGCGTTCATAGTTCGGAAAAACTACTGGAAATAGTGGGGGAAGGTTTGGTAAAGGGCAACACCGTTACTAGCCCTGGCTTTTATGCCCCCCAAGGACGAAAGCTACGCTACGAGCTAAAGCTCCCTTGGCTAATGGACAACCTGAGCTCCTACAAAGAAGGAGATTTTGAGCTGAGCAACTTTGAAATGGAGACTTCTGCTTATTATGCGCTTGGTAGGATTTTGGGGCACGAAATGCTTTCTTGCAATGCCATTATTGCCAACAGGGCTACCCAAGAGTTTTCTCCAGACCCCAAAAAGGCAGTGGACGAATTGATAAAAAAAGTATTGGAACGCACACTTCTACTCTGA
- a CDS encoding GNAT family N-acetyltransferase, producing the protein MKTYLFTSERLGFRNWEESDIAPFHELNSDRAVMEFFPKLPSLAESKAFVERMKGMYEERGYCYFAVDLLKTQKFIGFIGIAYQDYAADFTPCVDIGWRLAKLAWGKGYATEGAKACLEVAFEKFGLEEVYSLAPAVNLRSTAVMEKIGMEKQEYFNHPKLEDYPSLKKCVLYRKVNSSL; encoded by the coding sequence GTGAAAACGTATTTGTTTACATCGGAAAGGCTTGGGTTTAGGAATTGGGAAGAGAGCGACATTGCCCCCTTCCACGAACTAAACAGCGACCGAGCGGTGATGGAGTTTTTTCCAAAACTACCTTCTTTAGCCGAGAGCAAGGCTTTTGTAGAGAGAATGAAGGGCATGTACGAAGAGAGGGGGTATTGCTATTTTGCCGTCGATCTGCTCAAAACCCAAAAGTTCATAGGGTTCATTGGAATAGCTTATCAAGACTACGCAGCGGATTTTACCCCTTGTGTAGACATTGGCTGGCGGTTAGCCAAGTTGGCTTGGGGAAAAGGCTACGCTACCGAGGGGGCAAAAGCTTGTTTGGAAGTGGCTTTTGAGAAGTTTGGTTTAGAAGAAGTCTATTCCTTGGCGCCTGCTGTGAATCTTAGATCCACAGCCGTTATGGAAAAAATAGGGATGGAAAAGCAAGAGTATTTCAACCACCCAAAGCTAGAAGATTATCCTTCTTTGAAGAAATGTGTTTTGTATAGGAAAGTGAATAGTTCTCTTTAA
- a CDS encoding SMP-30/gluconolactonase/LRE family protein, with amino-acid sequence MPPSKKFKSPLVGLFLPNNNDAPTLLYATSHFFWELEGKRRSEALKVDIEGNLNLYCTGSGGVGIFDAKGKHYLGTVSSPEVATNCAFGGEDGKTLFVTAQLGLYKLKLGKKE; translated from the coding sequence TTGCCTCCATCAAAGAAATTCAAAAGCCCGCTAGTCGGGCTTTTTTTGCCAAATAATAATGATGCGCCCACCTTACTATACGCTACCTCTCACTTTTTTTGGGAGCTTGAAGGAAAGAGAAGATCTGAAGCGCTGAAAGTAGATATTGAGGGAAACTTAAACTTGTACTGCACTGGATCAGGTGGAGTGGGTATTTTTGATGCCAAGGGAAAACACTACTTAGGAACTGTTTCATCTCCTGAAGTGGCTACCAATTGTGCATTTGGTGGGGAAGATGGAAAAACATTATTTGTTACTGCACAGCTGGGACTTTATAAATTAAAATTAGGGAAGAAGGAGTAA
- a CDS encoding leucine-rich repeat domain-containing protein, with translation MKNSSFFFCLILLLSTSGLATAQRFSREVTFENPADSIKLDSLYKELSRRSRAEGKIDQKDILWAQIRELRAKGWQDIIPSKGFVTYEEALQSGETKNIRKLTIDRYPEKTLPDLSQFSKLEELEIINSSVKNISRSRRSLRKIKTIAIYNSQVEEKLRLGKLRSLKKLELAYNPSGFVPSNTSKTRKLRSISFKNQTLVGLKLNIKRNKKLEELIFENSDFEGKVKISESKSVKWLNIIRCELTEIPDFVFSFPNLVKLQLARNYIEHAPAQLAQLPNLASLSFYENQLKTIDSAVFTLTKLEDVDLYHNQLTSLPENIGNLENLKIFYASFNQLREVPESVGKLSKLEQLYLHHNKLSYLPEGITGLQHLKVLHLNNNYFTTFPQGVVALKKLKEFKISHNHLGSIPKELIELPHIKTLFADENPLEEPFLKKELGVFQQMADSAKINFRL, from the coding sequence ATGAAAAATAGCTCTTTCTTTTTTTGTTTGATCCTATTGCTTTCCACCTCTGGCTTGGCTACTGCCCAGCGGTTTTCAAGAGAAGTTACCTTTGAAAATCCTGCTGACTCTATAAAGCTCGACAGCCTTTACAAGGAGCTGTCAAGAAGAAGCAGGGCTGAAGGCAAGATTGATCAGAAAGATATTCTTTGGGCTCAAATAAGGGAGCTTCGGGCAAAGGGCTGGCAAGATATTATTCCCTCCAAAGGTTTTGTTACCTACGAAGAAGCTCTGCAATCGGGCGAAACAAAAAACATTCGAAAACTCACGATTGATCGCTACCCTGAAAAGACATTGCCAGACCTCAGTCAGTTTTCCAAGCTGGAAGAGCTAGAGATTATCAACAGCTCCGTGAAGAATATTTCGAGGAGTAGGCGCTCCCTCAGAAAGATAAAAACGATTGCTATTTACAACAGCCAAGTAGAGGAAAAGCTGCGGTTGGGAAAATTACGAAGCCTCAAGAAACTTGAGCTGGCATATAATCCAAGTGGCTTTGTCCCTAGCAATACTTCAAAAACGCGAAAGCTTCGCTCTATTTCCTTCAAAAATCAAACGCTAGTGGGGCTAAAGCTGAACATCAAAAGGAACAAGAAACTGGAAGAGCTTATTTTTGAAAATAGTGATTTTGAAGGGAAGGTAAAAATCAGTGAAAGCAAGTCGGTGAAGTGGTTGAATATTATCAGATGTGAGCTTACAGAAATACCTGATTTTGTCTTTAGTTTTCCCAACCTGGTAAAGCTCCAGCTTGCCCGAAATTACATCGAACATGCACCGGCTCAACTTGCCCAACTCCCAAATTTAGCAAGTCTGTCATTTTACGAAAACCAACTAAAAACTATCGATTCTGCTGTTTTTACGCTTACCAAGTTAGAGGATGTAGATTTGTATCATAACCAGCTCACCAGCCTGCCAGAAAATATTGGCAACTTGGAAAACCTAAAGATTTTCTATGCTTCTTTCAACCAGCTTAGGGAAGTGCCGGAGTCTGTAGGTAAGCTTTCCAAGCTAGAACAGCTGTACCTCCATCACAACAAACTGAGCTATTTGCCTGAGGGAATTACTGGGCTTCAGCACCTCAAAGTGCTTCATTTAAACAACAATTATTTCACTACTTTTCCCCAGGGAGTAGTGGCGCTAAAAAAGTTGAAGGAGTTTAAGATTTCGCACAATCATTTGGGGAGTATCCCTAAGGAGTTGATCGAGTTGCCGCATATCAAAACCTTGTTTGCTGATGAAAACCCGCTAGAAGAACCATTTTTGAAAAAGGAACTTGGGGTGTTTCAGCAAATGGCGGATAGTGCAAAAATCAATTTTCGCTTGTAA